The following are encoded in a window of Osmia bicornis bicornis chromosome 15, iOsmBic2.1, whole genome shotgun sequence genomic DNA:
- the LOC123988531 gene encoding uncharacterized protein LOC123988531 yields the protein MFNIARITGDDTKYHHIIAQLDQSVLPFVADLLTSPPARGKYDAIKERLINSFDESAEAKLRRVLRSSHLGDEKPSHYLQKLRNLAGNQISEVVLRSLFLEQLPENIRSILVISDTSLANLALQADKIQEMHSVTIAAASRTSSSAPLHRDGGGSTSTMQNQIDRLAKMVEALTVHQSRQAEQQPRSSWQRRSRSRVERSPQRPRSREGRSDLCFYHRRFAERAHRCVIPCGWTGTPPVGPPTSSNHLQGN from the coding sequence ATGTTCAACATAGCACGCATTACTGGGGATGATACAAAATATCACCATATTATTGCGCAATTGGACCAGTCGGTGCTTCCGTTTGTGGCGGATTTGTTGACGTCTCCTCCAGCCCGGGGGAAATACGACGCCATTAAGGAAAGGCTCATCAATTCTTTTGATGAGTCTGCAGAAGCGAAGCTACGACGTGTTCTTCGGAGCAGCCATTTGGGAGACGAAAAACCCTCTCATTATTTGCAGAAGCTTCGGAATTTGGCTGGAAATCAGATCAGCGAAGTTGTACTTCGTTCTCTCTTTTTGGAGCAGCTTCCGGAAAATATAAGAAGCATATTAGTTATCAGCGACACGAGTCTGGCCAATTTGGCGTTGCAGGCGGATAAAATTCAGGAGATGCATTCCGTTACAATCGCGGCGGCGTCACGCACTTCAAGTTCAGCGCCATTACACAGGGACGGTGGCGGCAGCACCAGTACCATGCAGAACCAGATTGACAGGCTGGCCAAGATGGTGGAGGCGCTGACGGTTCATCAGTCCCGCCAGGCGGAGCAGCAGCCGCGTTCATCATGGCAGCGCAGGTCTCGCTCAAGGGTGGAACGGTCCCCTCAACGCCCGAGGTCACGTGAGGGTAGAAGCGACCTCTGTTTCTACCATAGGCGCTTCGCGGAAAGGGCCCATCGGTGCGTTATTCCGTGCGGTTGGACTGGGACACCGCCTGTTGGTCCACCAACTTCATCCAACCATCTTCAGGGAAACTAG
- the LOC114881605 gene encoding uncharacterized protein LOC114881605 yields MGLNGPIIQGNLNHSTRAQDLLLHHLAEWKIGLAVAAEPYRVPDRHDWFGDDDGSVAVIGTAFALPTTLIERGRGFVAVLWCEIAVVGVYCPPSWPLAAFEECLGRVGDVVSRCYPRPTLVLGDFKSHAQSWGSPRTDARGEVVLESEFELWLLNRGSVSTCVRARGESIVDLLFRTPSAARMVRSWRVVEEAETLSDHRYIRLGFSTPDRRLPSGPPPRRWALKRLDRDALMAAALAVTWPEQPVGPVADIGEEVKWFRGTMKAICDVAMPRAKCLPRRAA; encoded by the coding sequence ATGGGGCTCAACGGGCCCATAATTCAGGGCAACCTGAACCACTCGACTAGGGCGCAAGATCTTCTTCTGCATcacctggccgagtggaaaaTTGGATTAGctgtggccgcggagccgtaccgagtccccGACAGACACGACTGGTTCGGGGACGatgacggctccgtggcagtgATTGGCACCGCGTTTGCCCTACCCACTACGCTAATAGAACGGGGGCGGGGGTTCGTGGCGGTACTGTGGTGCGAGATCGCGGTGGTGGGCGTGTATTGCCCGCCCAGTTGGCCCCTCGCGGCTTTTGAAGAGTGTTTAGGCCGGGTGGGAGACGTCGTCTCCCGTTGCTACCCCCGGCCGACACtcgtcctcggggatttcaagtCCCATGCCCAATcgtgggggtccccgaggactgaCGCGAGGGGTGAGGTGGTACTCGAATCGGAATTCGAGCTCTGGTTATTGAACCGGGGCTcggttagcacctgcgtgcgcgCTCGTGGGGAGTCGATAGTTGATCTATTGTTCAGGACTCCCTCGGCCGCACGCATGGTGCGAAGTTGGAGGGTGGTGGAGGAGGCGGAGACGCTTAGCGATCATCGTTACATCCGCCTCGGATTCTCCACCCCCGACCGTCGCCTGCCGAGCGGCCCACCGCCGCGgagatgggcgctgaagagacTGGACAGGGACgcgctgatggctgcagccctcgctgtGACCTGGCCGGAGCAACCGGTCGGTCCGGTCGCGGATATAGGGGAGGAGGTGAAATGGTTCCGGGGCACGATGAAGGCGATTTGTGACgtcgccatgccccgggccaaatGTCTCCCCAGACGGGCCGCCTAA
- the LOC123988532 gene encoding uncharacterized protein LOC123988532, producing the protein MIERWHRSLKAAIICHQNKNWVEILPTVLLGLRTSFKEDINASAAEMLYGTAIRLPGEFFVTVEESTDPQIFLGKFRQHIRQVKPSSVAHHNKPKIFVQKALDTCTHVFVRVDAVKKPLEAPYEGPFEIIERVTEHIYKINYKGREVNISVERLKPAFCEVSREDSVIEIPKTYSKKTVRLFYLLFI; encoded by the coding sequence ATGATCGAAAGATGGCATCGATCATTAAAGGCAGCAATAATATGTCATCAAAACAAAAATTGGGTTGAAATACTTCCAACCGTGTTGCTGGGCCTCCGAACTAGCTTTAAGGAGGACATCAATGCATCTGCGGCGGAGATGTTATATGGTACTGCCATCAGACTACCTGGAGAATTTTTCGTCACCGTGGAGGAATCAACTGATCCACAGATATTTTTAGGAAAGTTCAGGCAACACATACGTCAGGTAAAACCTAGTTCAGTTGCGCACCATAATAAGCCGAAAATATTTGTTCAAAAAGCTTTAGACACGTGTACGCATGTTTTTGTTCGGGTTGACGCAGTTAAGAAACCCCTTGAGGCGCCGTATGAAGGTCCGTTTGAAATAATCGAGCGGGTCACTGAACACatttataaaatcaattatAAGGGCAGAGAAGTCAATATTTCAGTTGAGAGATTGAAACCAGCTTTCTGTGAAGTCTCGAGAGAGGATTCGGTGATAGAAATACCGAAAACGTATTCGAAAAAAACAGtgagattattttatttattatttatttaa